A window of the Vespula vulgaris chromosome 6, iyVesVulg1.1, whole genome shotgun sequence genome harbors these coding sequences:
- the LOC127064356 gene encoding uncharacterized protein LOC127064356 yields the protein MSVTVNTSRNDTGSPSMSKMEDNLSNSDGPLIGKSVHQNSTNSLRISTENVNVSMTVLSRGPILIDDSRKPCVWTLIIFLVMVGLCNLIISVTIIAVLRISQGMEAIEVIPDENLVKFSGRTDLDRICLQSGICQSYGDEPMEILSENGIIVDVNGKLNVGTYHSHFALLPNGTSISQVRSFEIKDFRTGGIYFSTDFPKFGLPSGVDRIDVKITQTHRITSPVNESLGISSDDRISLHGAEGIKMESKDIIWSASNDVLLKSLNGSIIFDAENGVSIDIDNIPVAPLFVQNPTDQEQFKVCICMPQGKLFKVPVRAGANLRSINCARISRTPENDPCLR from the exons ATGTCGGTCACCGTCAATACTTCTAGAAACGACACTGGATCACCTTCCATGTCAAAAATGGAagataatttatcgaataGTGATGGACCATTGATTGGAAAGAGCGTTCATCAAAACAGTACCAACAGTCTTCGTATAAG taCTGAAAACGTTAATGTTAGCATGACCGTCCTCTCTCGTGGACCAATATTGATCGATGACTCGAGGAAACCTTGCGTATGGacgttaataattttcttagtAATGGTTGGGCTATGTAATCTAATCATAAGTGTTACAATTATCGCTGTATTAAGAATCAGTCAAGGTATGGAGGCAATTGAAGTGATACCGGATGAAAATCTCGTGAAATTTTCCGGTCGTACGGATTTGGACAGA ATTTGTTTGCAATCTGGCATCTGCCAAAGTTATGGTGACGAGCCAATGGAGATATTATCCGAAAATGGTATTATAGTCGATGTGAATGGTAAATTAAATGTGGGAACATACCATTCGCACTTTGCACTTCTTCCAAATGGTACCAGCATTTCTCAGGTTCGTTCATTCGAGATCAAAGATTTTCGTACTGGTGGGATTTACTTTAGTACAGATTTTCCGAAATTTGGCCTCCCAAGTGGCGTCGATAGAATAGATGTAAAAATAACACAAACCCACAGAATCACGTCACCGGTTAACGAAAGCCTTGGAATCAGTTCGGACGATCGAATTTCTTTGCACGGTGCTGAAGGCATCAAAATGGAAAGCAAGGACATTATTTGGAGTGCCAGTAACGATGTACTTCTTAAAAGCCTCAACGGAAGTATCATATTTGATGCGGAAAATGGCGTTAGcatcgatatcgataatatacCTGTTGCACCGCTGTTCGTACAAAATCCTACTGATCAAGAACAATTTAAAGTATGCATTTGCATGCCCCAAGGAAAACTCTTTAAGGTTCCTGTACGTGCCGGTGCCAATCTACGATCTATCAATTGCGCTCGAATCAGTAGGACTCCAGAAAACGATCCCTGCTTACGATaa